From a region of the Mercurialis annua linkage group LG1-X, ddMerAnnu1.2, whole genome shotgun sequence genome:
- the LOC126666919 gene encoding uncharacterized protein LOC126666919, producing MTSPNISLLIWCDGRIVSSPCGIEYHGGRPVNMALSERMSFEELQNICRRAVSTDGEVDISKIYFRLPRIVGGAIRSYSLFSVENNEHVFGILNEVVRYPQLEILELYVEYEAVVRNKTLLDQLVLCDSSGSERGSGEEEEEEEEDFYDSNEEDVEEDLGADSQYESQLPEHVRTADLCDFDVAPEDDEKIMWDPGMEFRVGMVFPNRDAVRACATTYSVGVGREFKGRRTTNSTIVLACRQNPVCKWWLRATLLQATQTWTLTKYIGPHTCNQLLPDPNHRNFGSVAIADYIKGQVKLQRDIRIDTLRAGIWQQLGVRPPYKRTWNAKEKAIADVYGGWYESFGMVHKFMNEMMHVNPGSFWDAEGAEVYTDGILQPKVVTFIRMFWTFKPTIEGFRFCKPVLFVDGTHLYGKYKMTLLIASAIDGNSHIMPLAFALVESESTASYEYFFEHLREHVICERKVAIISDRHAGILSVLKRPEWAGVAHKFCIRHFCSNFQTKFRNKVLKKLADKAGRAYQKHKYKRYMTAIEVRSPEAYAWLTKQEKRPKEKWIRVYDKKGQRHNVMTTNYAESVNATLKNIRGLPITSMLEAIFARMVKMFDTRWKTYEELIATNVHYTPICIQLLKQRGEKARFHTSQTYDRSTMTCKVETRKNGSNGRGGNTHTVNLQHKKCTCGKFQQFKLPCSHAMAVCAKEKLNPLEFVHWHYQTKFAIQCWNTPFKVLRAGTYWKKSGVDEPHFIPNSEWRRKRGRPVNQRFRNEMDQEYKEDPSPNWCSRCCRRGHNANDCTNPIRDE from the exons atgacgAGTCCAAATATATCTTTGTTGATATGGTGTGATGGTCGTATTGTGAGTTCTCCGTGTGGAATAGAATACCACGGGGGTCGTCCGGTTAATATGGCGCTTAGCGAGAGAATGAGTTTCGAGgaattacaaaatatttgtaGAAGAGCAGTTTCTACCGACGGGGAAGTAGATATTTCAAAAATCTACTTCCGGCTTCCAAGAATAGTTGGGGGTGCGATACGCTCGTACTCGTTGTTTTCCGTGGAGAATAACGAGCATGTGTTTGGAATTTTGAACGAGGTCGTGCGGTATCCGCAACTCGAGATTTTGGAATTGTACGTGGAATACGAGGCCGTGGTTCGCAACAAGACTTTACTAGATCAGTTGGTCTTATGTGATTCAAGCGGGTCTGAGAGGGGTAGTggtgaagaggaagaagaggaagaagaggattTCTACGACAGCAACGAAGAGGATGTCGAGGAAGACTTAGGAGCAGATTCACAATATGAGTCGCAACTTCCTGAGCATGTAAGAACGGCGGATCTTTGCGACTTTGACGTCGCCCCGGAGGATGATGAAAAGATTATGTGGGATCCTGGGATGGAATTCCGAGTAGGGATGGTATTCCCAAATCGCGATGCCGTCCGAGCTTGTGCGACTACTTATTCGGTCGGGGTGGGAAGAGAGTTCAAGGGTCGCCGGACTACCAACTCGACAATAGTGTTGGCTTGCAGGCAGAACCCTGTATGTAAATGGTGGCTGCGCGCTACACTTCTGCAAGCAACTCAGACGTGGACGTTGACAAAATATATTGGCCCGCACACGTGCAATCAGCTGTTACCTGATCCAAACCATCGGAATTTTGGGTCTGTTGCAATCGCAGACTATATCAAGGGTCAAGTAAAGCTGCAACGTGATATACGGATCGATACCCTCAGAGCTGGAATTTGGCAACAACTTGGAGTTAGGCCTCCGTATAAACGAACCTGGAATGCAAAGGAAAAGGCAATAGCTGATGTTTACGGTGGCTGGTATGAATCATTTGGTATGGTTCACAAGTTCATGAACGAGATGATGCATGTCAACCCTGGATCTTTCTGGGATGCAGAAG GCGCCGAGGTGTACACCGACGGGATCCTTCAGCCGAAAGTCGTAACGTTCATCCGAATGTTCTGGACTTTCAAACCGACAATTGAAGGGTTTCGTTTTTGCAAGCCAGTTTTGTTCGTCGACGGTACTCATTTGTATGGCAAATACAAAATGACCTTGTTGATCGCGTCGGCAATCGATGGGAACAGTCACATCATGCCACTGGCATTTGCACTTGTTGAATCTGAAAGTACTGCCAGTTATGAGTACTTTTTTGAACATTTGCGTGAGCACGTGATTTGCGAAAGGAAAGTGGCCATTATATCTGATCGGCACGCTGGAATATTGTCGGTTCTGAAGCGTCCTGAATGGGCCGGTGTCGCCCACAAGTTTTGCATCAGACATTTCTGTAGTAATTTTCAGACCAAGTTTAGGAACAAGGTTTTGAAGAAGCTGGCAGATAAAGCAG GCCGAGCATATCAGAAGCACAAGTATAAACGCTACATGACAGCGATCGAGGTTAGAAGCCCAGAAGCGTATGCATGGCTGACTAAGCAAGAAAAGCGGCCTAAAGAAAAGTGGATAAGGGTGTATGACAAAAAAGGGCAACGGCACAATGTGATGACAACTAACTATGCTGAGTCTGTCAACGCGACACTGAAGAATATAAGGGGGCTTCCGATCACATCAATGCTTGAGGCAATTTTTGCTCGGATGGTGAAAATGTTCGACACGCGTTGGAAGACGTATGAGGAGTTGATTGCTACAAACGTTCACTACACCCCAATATGCATCCAACTACTGAAGCAGAGGGGGGAGAAGGCCCGTTTTCATACAAGTCAGACGTACGACCGTTCTACGATGACATGCAAAGTGGAAACTAGGAAGAACGGCTCAAATGGGAGAGGAGGAAATACCCATACGGTAAACCTTCAGCATAAGAAATGCACGTGCGGTAAATTCCAGCAATTTAAGTTGCCCTGCTCTCATGCTATGGCCGTTTGTGCAAAGGAGAAGCTGAACCCTCTTGAGTTTGTGCATTGGCATTACCAGACCAAGTTTGCAATTCAATGCTGGAACACTCCATTTAAAGTGTTACGTGCCGGCACATACTGGAAGAAGTCCGGCGTAGACGAACCCCACTTCATTCCAAACTCTGAATGGCGTCGAAAAAGAGGGCGTCCAGTCAACCAGCGCTTCAGGAACGAGATGGATCAGGAATACAAGGAAGATCCGAGTCCTAACTGGTGTAGTAGATGTTGTCGCCGGGGTCACAATGCAAATGATTGTACCAATCCTATCCGAGATGAGTAG
- the LOC126673582 gene encoding uncharacterized protein LOC126673582 translates to MGKSSRIDSYFTRTSTTNFESDDILLSNVSDFEEPANKIARKSSSETDVSSLERDPGLRCPILEYPVAKRDEIRRAYIILGPYQPILPKYPLSGPTNRLRHFIASWYSKFPSWLEYSPSKDDAFCLPCYIFNKPNEHFWGNAFTIKGFQNWKKVNDGKNVLFYVILSQHIDNVLSKQSSVDVANNRLRLKTTIDAVRWLTFQTCSLRGNDESEESMNSGNCREMVKLLASYNESVNKVVLENALKNTKYISPDVQKEILSIFAKKVRRTIREEIGEAKFCIIVDESRDLSKREQMAIVLRFVDKRGCVQECFFDLVHVFDTSAVTLKNNISAILSYHNLSTHNIRGQGYDGASNMRGEWNGLQALFLKDCQYAYYIHCLAHRLQLTLVGASREVIAIHNFFSQLSFIIDIVSASCKRQDELRAAQATNIAKLIETGEIETGTGKNQIGNLQRAGDTRWSSHISSICSLFDMFDATCTVLENVIKDGNYSQRGDADSAMNYMTSFDFVFILHLMRDILLLSNDLCQALQRKAQDILNALDLVSTTKRLIQNMREYGWEKFIKEVNLFCEKYEVLIPDMNAPFSIRQSRCRSKETDISIGHHYQYDLFTVTIDTQLQELNSRFNDKAVELFVLSSSLDPKDNYSLFNADNIYNLIEKYYPEDFTDQEKLHLKIQLHHYEFDVPQHEELKNLSTLSELCQGLMNTKKATIYPLVDRLIRLILTLPVTTATTERSFSAMSIVKTKLRNKMEDDYLADYLVTYIEKKISKTFTTDSIIDEFYDMKKRRVQFRD, encoded by the exons atgGGAAAATCGTCTAGGATTGATTCATATTTTACGCGAACAAGTACGACTAATTTTGAAAGTGATGACATACTACTTTCTAATGTTAGTGATTTTGAAGAGCCAGCTAATAAAATTGCAAGAAAAAGTTCAAGTGAAACTGATGTTTCCTCTTTAGAGAGGGATCCGGGATTAAGATGTCCTATATTGGAGTATCCGGTCGCTAAACGTGATGAAATTCGAAGAGCTTATATAATACTTGGACCATATCAACCTATTCTCCCTAAGTATCCATTATCAGGTCCAACAAATCGTCTTCGACATTTTATTGCTTCTTGGTATTCTAAATTTCCGAGTTGGTTAGAGTACTCACCTAGTAAGGATGATGCATTTTGCCTTCCCTGTTATATCTTCAACAAGCCTAATGAACATTTTTGGGGGAATGCTTTCACTATTAAGGGATTTCAAAATTGGAAGAAAGTAAATGATGGAAAAAATGTGCTTTTTTATGTCATATTG TCTCAACATATTGATAATGTACTCTCAAAGCAATCTTCTGTAGATGTTGCGAATAATCGATTACGGCTCAAAACTACAATAGATGCAGTCCGGTGGCTCACTTTTCAAACTTGTTCTTTAAGAGGTAATGATGAAAGTGAAGAGTCAATGAATTCAGGTAATTGTCGTGAAATGGTAAAGTTGTTGGCATCTTACAATGAGAGTGTAAATAAAGTGGTTTTAGAGAATGctctaaaaaatacaaaatatatatctcCTGATGTTCAAAAGGAGATCCTAAGTATTTTTGCAAAGAAAGTACGTCGGACAATACGTGAGGAAATTGGCGAAGCTAAATTTTGTATCATTGTCGACGAGTCTCGAGATTTGTCAAAGAGAGAACAGATGGCTATTGTGTTGAGATTTGTAGACAAAAGGGGTTGTGTGCAAGAGTGTTTCTTTGATCTTGTTCATGTTTTTGATACTTCAGCTGTGACTTTGAAAAATAACATATCAGCTATTCTTTCTTATCACAACTTAAGCACTCATAATATTCGAGGTCAGGGTTACGATGGTGCAAGTAATATGCGTGGAGAGTGGAATGGGTTACAAGCTTTGTTTTTGAAAGATTGTCAATATGCATATTATATTCACTGTCTTGCTCACAGACTTCAATTAACATTGGTTGGAGCATCTAGAGAGGTAATTGCCATTCATAATTTTTTCAGTCAGTtatcttttattattgatattgtCAGTGCTTCTTGCAAAAGACAAGATGAACTAAGGGCTGCTCAAGctactaacattgccaagttgATTGAAACTGGAGAAATTGAGACTGGAACTggaaaaaatcaaattggaaaTCTTCAAAGAGCTGGGGATACTAGGTGGAGCTCTCACATAAGCTCAATTTGTAGTTTATTTGACATGTTTGATGCAACTTGCACTGTTCTTGAAAATGTCATCAAGGATGGAAACTATTCTCAACGTGGAGATGCAGATAGTGCTATGAATTATATGACATCTTTTGATTTTGTCTTCATTTTACATCTTATGCGAGATATATTATTACTCTCTAATGATCTTTGCCAAGCTTTACAAAGAAAAGCTCAAGATATTTTAAACGCTCTTGATTTAGTTTCTACCACAAAAAGATTGATTCAAAATATGAGAGAATATGGATGGGAGAAGTTTATTAAAGAAGTTAACTTATTTTGTGAGAAGTATGAAGTATTAATCCCCGATATGAATGCTCCTTTTTCCATTCGTCAAAGTAGGTGTCGTTCTAAGGAAACTGATATTTCTATTGGTCATCATTATCAGTATGACTTATTCACAGTTACAATTGATACGCAATTGCAAGAGTTGAATAGTAGATTTAATGATAAAGCGGTTGAACTGTTTGTTCTAAGTTCTTCTCTAGATCCGAAGGATAATTACAGTTTGTTCAATGCTGATAACATATACAATcttatagaaaaatattatccTGAAGATTTTACAGATCAAGAGAAGCTACATTTGAAGATTCAACTACATCATTATGAGTTTGATGTTCCTCAACATGAAGAGTTGAAGAATTTATCTACTCTTTCTGAATTATGCCAAGGATTGATGAACACTAAAAAAGCTACAATTTATCCTTTAGTTGATAGGTTAATTCGACTCATTTTGACTCTTCCTGTGACTACTGCAACAACAGAGCGCTCATTTTCAGCTATGAGTATTGTGAAGACGAAGTTACGGAATAAAATGGAAGATGATTATCTTGCAGATTACTTGGTCACTTATATTGAGAAGAAAATTTCGAAGACATTCACTACTGATTCAATTATTGATGAATTTTATGATATGAAAAAAAGACGTGTGCAATTCcgcgattga
- the LOC126673597 gene encoding serine/threonine-protein phosphatase 7 long form homolog, with protein MTVIVFVMTVIVFVMIVIVLMNVTLVMYYSFESPFSNSCEYHSLMYYSYESMAERRDYYTPGPLVPDVLTMQDDHRSSVIWDNQGDESSLGSRSSARLTPFHELDSRIRNGIIQTGMSGFLAMRQFPVDLCLITALVERWRPETHTFWFPEGECTITLQDVAILTGLPVDGTPVTGPRIRNWNTVSVPLLGRQLEVSRPRKPGSSWVSGAWLSAQFGGWTVLPAGATEDQVDQAVRGYLWAALQGLCFPDLNSGHVGVRILPHLADLGHLRDISWGSAVLAYLYHELCLCASASADRQNIGGAVWILQLWAYERLRPLRPRLADFTVTGGLPLGDRWAGPRQRERGTPRVPRHSVSHFRLLLDGLRYDDIVWQPYSDDVLQSIPQMYLTGRHIWRARVPMIYYHIVEWHQPDRVLQQFGLQQPIPLPAMQDRRLHNIQYQGNYNFDELLSDYIQIWNNRAAYVVQGYQLQRPPHYHSAYMEWFRSRSRRWITHEGAAAGQSRDTFEMIALQREARASRIGTAARSSQLAYGEERRDVTLPPPEPAVPAYVLPPLPPLTIDLAHIRGARRRQPRAAPPRERPADPIPPPVYFHFDPTATTDRRGEYYGPTQYYGSTSTSASQPPWHQTYFPQGPQVSSYQVPPSSMPFFEPSYGQTAYTTSLGTPPASQFQQATPPASQFRQTTPPASPFQQTTPPASQFQQATPPPFAASDQYYRPAPYTDAQPFTSFDQCYRPTMPSDDQPSTSHSRPSSSHQAQDPSQLHFTLSESWLFGPEIGSEAYEELLSRPDLTPPSFRLLPPTQEETGTAPPAADVQHSAQDEDASDSGESPPVPRQFHSITDSSRHRRETHGLRVQRPRTRRYED; from the exons ATGACTGTTATTGTATTTGTGATGACTGTTATTGTATTTGTGATGATTGTTATTGTTTTAATGAATGTTACTTTAGTAATGTATTATTCTTTTGAATCTCCTTTTAGTAATTCTTGCGAATATCATTCACTAATGTATTATTCTTATGAAt cTATGGCTGAACGTCGGGACTACTACACTCCTGGGCCGTTGGTGCCAGACGTTCTGACAATGCAGGACGATCACAGATCCTCGGTTATTTGGGATAACCAG ggCGACGAGTCTTCCTTAGGGTCACGTTCGAGCGCCAGACTTACTCCATTTCACGAGCTAGATTCTCGCATCAGGAATGGGATTATTCAGACTGGCATGTCTGGTTTTCTAGCGATGCGCCAGTTTCCAGTTGACTTGTGCCTTATCACAGCTCTAGTGGAGAGGTGGAGACCAGAGACACACACGTTTTGGTTTCCAGAGGGCGAGTGTACTATCACGCTGCAGGACGTGGCCATCCTGACAGGGCTCCCAGTGGATGGGACGCCCGTTACCGGACCTCGTATACGGAATTGGAACACGGTGTCTGTTCCTCTTTTAGGGAGGCAGTTAGAGGTCAGCCGTCCCCGTAAACCGGGGTCCTCGTGGGTCAGTGGTGCTTGGTTGTCAGCCCAGTTTGGAGGTTGGACGGTATTGCCTGCGGGTGCTACAGAGGATCAGGTCGACCAGGCGGTTCGAGGCTACCTTTGGGCTGCTTTACAGGGTCTGTGCTTTCCGGACTTGAACAGTGGCCACGTGGGCGTGAGGATTCTTCCGCATCTGGCGGATTTAGGCCACTTGCGCGATATTAGCTGGGGATCGGCTGTTCTGGCGTATTTGTACCACGAGCTATGCCTCTGCGCCTCTGCTTCGGCGGACAGACAGAACATCGGGGGCGCCGTGTGGATTCTACAGCTCTGGGCTTACGAGCGACTTAGGCCATTGCGACCCCGTTTGGCCGACTTTACCGTCACGGGGGGATTGCCTTTGGGTGACAG ATGGGCGGGTCCCAGACAGCGGGAGCGGGGGACACCACGAGTTCCCAGACACTCAGTTTCTCACTTCAGACTGTTATTGGACGGGCTGCGTTACGACGat ATCGTTTGGCAGCCATACTCCGACGACGTTCTCCAGTCCATCCCACAGATGTACCTGACAGGGCGACATATTTGGCGTGCCCGAGTGCCAATGATCTACTATCACATCGTGGAGTGGCACCAGCCGGATAGGGTTCTGCAGCAGTTCGGCTTACAGCAGCCCATTCCCCTGCCTGCTATGCAAGATCGGCGCCTTCATAACATCCAGTATCAGGGGAACTACAACTTTGATGAACTGCTCTCAGATTACATTCAGATTTGGAACAACAGAGCGGCTTACGTTGTTCAGGGTTACCAGCTCCAGCGTCCACCTCACTACCATTCAGCGTATATGGAGTGGTTTCGGAGCCGCAGCCGGCGTTGGATTACCCATGAGGGCGCAGCGGCCGGACAGAGT CGCGACACTTTCGAGATGATCGCCCTTCAGAGAGAGGCGCGTGCGTCTAGGATTGGGACTGCTGCACGCAGTTCTCAATTAGCTTACGGAGAGGAGCGCCGTGACGTCACACTGCCCCCACCAGAGCCAGCAGTTCCGGCTTACGTACTACCTCCTCTCCCTCCCCTGACCATCGATCTGGCTCACATCAGGGGAGCGCGTAGACGGCAGCCTAGAGCCGCCCCGCCTCGCGAGCGCCCGGCAGACCCTATCCCCCCACCGGTCTACTTCCACTTCGATCCTACAGCCACTACAGACAGACGGGGGGAGTACTATGGCCCGACTCAGTACTACGGTTCCACTTCCACTTCAGCATCACAGCCTCCGTGGCATCAGACCTATTTCCCACAG GGACCCCAGGTATCATCGTATCAGGTCCCGCCTTCGTCGATGCCGTTTTTTGAGCCGTCGTACGGACAGACAGCATATACCACTTCTCTGGGCACACCACCGGCGTCTCAGTTCCAGCAGGCCACACCACCGGCGTCTCAGTTCCGGCAGACCACACCACCGGCGTCTCCGTTTCAGCAGACCACACCACCGGCGTCTCAGTTCCAGCAGGCCACACCACCGCCGTTTGCTGCATCAGATCAGTATTACCGTCCAGCGCCATATACAGATGCTCAACCGTTCACGTCTTTCGATCAGTGTTACCGTCCCACGATGCCTTCGGATGATCAGCCGTCGACGTCACATTCGCGGCCATCTTCTTCTCACCAGGCCCAAGATCCATCACAGCTACATTTTACACTATCAGAGTCATGGTTATTCGGTCCGGAGATCGGTTCAGAGGCGTACGAGGAGCTTTTATCACGACCGGATCTCACACCTCCATCTTTTAGACTTCTACCGCCCACACAGGAGGAGACCGGTACTGCACCACCAGCAGCAGACGTTCAGCATTCTGCTCAGGACGAGGACGCCTCCGACAGCGGCGAGAGCCCTCCGGTACCCAGACAGTTTCACTCGATCACAGACAGCTCGCGGCACCGACGAGAGACTCACGGTTTGAGGGTACAGAGACCGAGGACTCGTAGATATGAGGATtag
- the LOC126673591 gene encoding uncharacterized protein LOC126673591 → MISSLKSQLQAQSHNSYGPQPMPEFFFPTTTEEPKTNTSTIIGNAQGFIIPFKHFARFAFHVIYLTFDTQRYSGSLLSVHAKHISRSDREELIVIGGIESFAFARGIAAFA, encoded by the coding sequence ATGATCAGCAGCCTCAAATCTCAGCTTCAAGCTCAATCCCACAACAGCTATGGCCCTCAGCCGATGCCAGAGTTCTTTTTTCCTACAACGACGGAAGAACCGAAGACTAATACTTCAACAATCATTGGAAATGCTCAAGGATTCATAATACCATTTAAACATTTTGCACGTTTCGCTTTTCATGTTATTTATCTTACATTTGATACTCAGCGTTACTCAGGCAGTTTATTAAGCGTGCATGCCAAGCATATTTCACGTTCAGATAGAGAAGAACTTATTGTTATTGGAGGAATCGAGTCTTTTGCATTTGCTCGTGGCATTGCAGCTTTTGCATGA